The genomic interval gtcacTGCTATCAGCATGGATACCAGAAAAATTCTGGGTGTTGAACCCCTAAGCAAAGTGTGTAAGATGTGCAGGGAACGTGAAAATGATGCTGACACCCCTGAAAATGCAGCATGGAGGGCAGAGCATGAGCCAAAATGCCAGGCCAATTATCAAGGATCAGTCCCAAACTTGGAACCTGAAGGTGCCATGCGTATCTTCTCTCACTCAGTAGAGAAACACAAGCTTGTGTACTCAGAATATTATGGAGATGGTGACAGAAAGAGTTACAGTTTGATAAAAGAACAGTATGCTATTTATGGTGTACAAGTGCAGAACAAGGAGTGTGTAGGACATGTACAAAAGAGACTTGGCACTTCTTCGCACAAAttgaagaaggagaagaaaggaATGGGTGGTAAAGGAAGACTAACAGACAGCATGATTGACAGGTTACAGAATTATTATGGTATTGCCATTAGAAGCAATTCTGGTAATCTTCCAGCCATGAGGTCAGCTATTCATGCAAGTTTGTTTCATTGTGCTTTCTCAGCTGACAGAAAGTTGCATTTGCAGCATTGTTCAGAGGGTCCTACTAGTTGGTGTGGGTACATGAGGGATCGAGCCAATCAAACAACCTACCACAAGCATGGGGCTGGTTTACCCTTAGATGTTATTGTTGAACTGAAACTAATTTTTGCAAGACTTAGTGAAGACAATCTTCTAAGCAAGTGTCTTGATGGAAAGACACAAAATCAGAATGAGGCCCTCAATGCAATGTTCTGGGAGAGAGTGCCAAAGAGTGTCTTTGTTGGCCCTGAGACCTCGCAATTGGGCATTTACGATGCAGTAGCCCTCTTTGGCTGTCAGGCTTCTGTAAAGATTCTAGAGGAACTTGGAATTTCTCCTGGCAATTATTGTACAGATGATGCTTAGAGAGCTGATTCAATCAGAGTTCTAAAGGCCAACTACAAAGAGCAAGGAGTCATCAAATCTCAGCGGAGATTGCTCCGcggcaaaagaaagaaaaaaacaattgaactGAAATTTTCAGTGACTTCTCTCTAGTATTTGTGCTGTGATGTGAACTAGAAAAAAAGCAGTTGTATGAAAGTGCATaaatctcatttcaaatttttgagaATGATTAGGGCCAAAATATTGTTCCTCTcagaaataaattgttattgTTCTGAGAGATACTTTGATAGTTTACTTTTTGAGGTGTACATCATAGAGCTATCATTGTGGTTCATTTTGATACCATTTATAGGTTAATGGAACCTCTGGTCCTATAGATATTATTGTTAGTAGACAGTACCTTTTTTCACCCTTGGGGGCCTGGAAACTTGTTGCCACGGTTACAAAATGTCAATCACTAGTGCAATTCGCGGCACTTTTGGATGATGTTTCCAATGGTACCATCATGAATTTGACCCAGttaatattgaaaatttttaaaatgtgaGTGGAAGACCACCTTAAGttcagatgataaaacaaaggattatgttgacagaaataccggaggtcaagtaaattcgttacatgacgtcacacaactcgggtaatattcacggtgaaaatttgcatatttgagcggtcgaacgaaaaaaatcatttctccaaaactaaaatatattttcaccaaaaaactacaccacattaggacatattgggctacaaaatacgaaagtaggagagaaaacaaatcttGGGGACTTACCGCTGTTTGTCTGAggcatgttgacattagctcttaaaacgcacgtgctgaaaTATTGTtctgctctcttttgttttgccacgtccttgttgccgtcgccgtcgtggtttgctaaaggtGACCGATTTCTCATGAGGGAGCGCAGCAAACTAGTAAGATAAtggggagtttaagaaaacagCGAGGGAACGGCAACGGGAACGTCTCTAAATAAAAAGTTTAATGAGTAGAACAATGGCTGTGCACGTGCGCTGAatctctttgtaaatttctttgcgtcctctacaaaacaacaacgtaCTATAACCCAACTTTGCGTTGTGTGGAAAACGTGGGCGACAACggctctttttttatttatttctaatttaacACTGCGGTCTATATTCAgtttcgaaatatttttgacaatgaGAAACAAACTGAACGACTTTAGAGTATCTCGAGTTTCATAAGTAAAATATAGCTCGATAGCTCACGATTGAGCTATCGAGTTCAACACTAGACGAGAAATTCTACATCTACGCGCGCCTCTGTATTATGCAGAGTTTGAATATAACGCAGGTGACTCAAACTTGTTTGAACTTTGAAGGCCTTTAACGTCACCTTTATGACCGTTTCTTCTTGCAATATTATATTTAGGTCACAGACAGAGCATCATGACAAAAGATGGATACCAGAAAATAACCACAAGCGAAGATACAAGAAAAGACGGCTTTATTTCTCTTCTTCTATTTCAATGGATGGACAACATCTTCAAGACAGGTAGCACAGGAACTATAGAGGAAAGCGACTTCGCGCCacttttaagagaaaattccaCTGCATCTTACAGCAAACGCCTCCAGACACAATGGGAGAAAGAGAGAGCTAAGAGCAAAGGCAATGGGAAGAGGCCGAAACTTTGGAAAAGCGTCATTACAATGATATCTATCAACGAAGCGTTGATCATGGTACTCCCTCGAGCCTTGTACGGACTTTGGCGACTCTTCAAGCCTCTACTTCTGGGTTACTTGCTTTCCTCTCTAATGGAACCTGATCCACATAAAAATCCTCTTTCGTATGGTTGTGTCATAATTATGGGACTAGGTGCCTTGATTGGAACAATTTCCATGCGACACTCTTCCTATCGTTCAGATGTACTTGGTATCGGAGTAAGCAGTGCTCTGAAAGCTCTTATTTATCGAAAGgtaaacgcttttttttttttttttttcattgatttaatCTTTCCGGCCTATGGCGCACGATGCATAGGAGGTAACAAACGAACTCCAGAGCTATTTACCCAAGGAGGAATGATAgcttatttaaattttgtttagcGGAAGGAAAAACTCGATATTTTGAAGATCAGTACTTGTGTGAGGGTAATTTGCCCATAATTTCCGTATAtctaatgataataattcagTACGATAATTTCGCAATATGAATTTTGACAGATTCTACAACTCAAATTTACAACAGGACGCGTGATTGACCTGCTCTCAAACGATGTTCAGCGACTGGAAGGACAAACGTTAATGTTGATTCTCGGTAGCATTTTGGATCTCACCCTTGTCATACCTGGAACTGTAGTTTTTCTTGTGTATTTAATTGGTTGGCAAGCTCTCATGGGAGTCatatgccttttttttctggtgcCGTATTTCGCAGCGTTGTCCTCTCTGTGTGCTACACTTCGCCGGCGCACAGCAGCAGTCTCAGATAGgcgcttctctttgttgaacCAAGTAATTTCCGGGATTCGCGCCATTAAAACACATGCGTGGGAGGATGAATTCAGAGGGAAAATAAAACGGATACGAAGGTAAGTAAAAAGATGTACTAACTGATTACGAAGTGGCCGGGAACGCTGTGGCAAAATATTCATTGCAGctcaaatgaaatgaaacaaaccgaagtaaaaaaatcatatatttcatttctttgtgaTTTCGTTTCCTCGAAAGAAGAACCTGCTCAAATTTACTTCGCGCCCATATCATAAGGCTTAGCTCTACCACCTACTTAGCTCGTACCTCTACCACCTTAGCTTCGTAGCTAAGGTGGTAGAGGCACTCGATTAACATCTAGGGGACACACACTGCTAGCTTTTTTCCTGTAATTGCTTTAAAAGCAGCTTACCCGCCAAGATCCTTTCTTCACACCTGTTTTGCGACCCCactactggaaaaaaaaaaacagtcgcGGAAAATTTTTGACCCAGAAGTTAAGATGTATAAGAGTCTATTGCAAGCAAACTTTGTTTTCGTGTGAACAAAGCGATAATACTAAGCGGGCAGCACAGCACTATCCATATAAATTATTTGGATAGTGCTGTGCTCCCCGATTAATCCAATTAGAGTTCATTTTGACATCTGGTATACTAGTTGGCTTATTTTCAGTGCACTGAATCCCAGACGAAAAGCCCAGCTCAAACAGTCACTAAGATCATTGTGTAGTGTCCTTGTACTTAACCCTTCAAAAGACATATGAGAGCCGAAGAATTGTCAAGGGACTCCTTACTAAATGCTAAGTAAAAACCTGGCTCTTCACGTAACAGAAACCGGATAGGCTTCGGCCCTTACGAGAGTCAATCTCTTGTTTAGACGTTTTTCACAATTTGATAAGGTATTTAAGGTAGAGAAGAATAACAGTGCATTTATTCTGTTTGCAGTGATGAAATGAAGATTATCCGTACGAAAAGCAGTGTTCTGTCAGCCCTTGCTGCCTTGGAGTATACTTCAGTGCCATTTGCGATGCTGGTGTCAGTCATGACTCTGGTGCTAACTGGTCAACCCCTCACGCCTGTTAACGTGTTTATGCTTCTCTCTTTCGTCAATGTAGCAAGAATAAGCCTTTGCATATACCTACTCTATGGTACCTTGGAAGCATACGAGGCTTTTGTTTCACTTCAAAGAATCGAGCATTTCCTTCTTCTGAAAGATTTAGCCGAGGCCTACTATGATCACTCCAGCGAAAGCACTGACAAAGGGAGAGGGAATGTATCCGAACTGACGAGAATCTCGTTGGATCAACACgataaaactgaagaaaatccCCGTATTCTTGTTGATCAACAACACAATATGGCCATGCCAGCGACCCTGGAAGTGTCAattttaacatcaaaagaaaACCTTAGTGATGATGtgtttattttgcaagatgTCCAATTTTCTATGGCGTCACAAGAAGAATTAACAGTCATCACAGGTTCAGTGGGTAGTGGAAAGTCTACTCTTCTCTCATCTATTGCGGGTGAGGTGTCAGTCGCAGAGGGAACAATAACCTGGCCATCTTCCCTTGTTTATGTGCCACAGACACCCTGGGTCTTCTCTGGAACAATAAGACAAAACATCTTATTTGGTCAACCTTACAACGAAACCAGGTACTTCCAAGTAGTTCAAGCATGCGCCCTGATGGAAGACTTTCAGAAGTTTCCAAAAGGTGACGAAACGGTTGTAGCTGAACGAGGCGTGGCTCTCAGTGGGGGCCAGCGTGCACGAGTAAGCCTGGCACGTGCGGTTTACATGGATGCAGATCTGTACCTGCTGGATGACCCTTTAAGTGCCGTGGATACGAAAGTTAGTCAACATATCTTTGAGAGATGCATTAAAGGCATATTGTGCAACAAAACCCGACTGCTAACGTCCCATCAAGTAGAACACATGAAAGAAGCCGATGAAGTGATTGTGTTGTACAAAGGACGTTTGTTGGCCAAAGGTACTTTCTCCGAGCTTGAAGAGAAGGGTGTTTTTGATTCTGCACTTGATCCACTTTGCAAAAAGCCTTTCGGAGACAGGAAGCCTAATGCGAGATCGGTTtcggaaaaggaaaaaaacccagaaGTCAAGGATAAAGCAATGCCTGCACCAACTCAGGACAAGGAGCTACAAATATCAGACGAAGACCGTATAATCGGAGGAGTGACTTTTAAGATCTATTGGGACTACTTCAAAAGTGGATTAAACGCTATGACGATTGTTGGAGTTATCTTCTTGTGCTTCATCACTCAAGGTAAATTTGATAGGTTTTCATTCTGTTTTTAGCGGAGGCCTTCGTTTAAGTTTCAGTTTCTCGCTAGCTTTGTAGACTGAGGCTTTATCATAACTGGGTATGTTTATCTTTTATTCCATTCAGTCTTTCAGACTCAAGAATTCGAACCCTCTATTGCTTTTACCTCACCGGTGATTAAGATATGTTAATTCTTCGACGAAGCCTGCGGAAAATAAATcttccaagtggtgaataatggcTGAAAATATActaaaatcatatatgtgcactaCAACatagtgaccagctcccagttggcttgttagctcagttggtagagcgctgcaccggtatcgcagagatcataggttcaaatcccatacgggcctgaatctttttcaggcctAATTTCAACTACTGGTTCAaagctgcgaggatcgcttctataTCCGTTTCTTTAACCGCAGTatacatatatgattttcatgtatttacagccaaataatttttccttacaacattacccctgaatcacacattaaggtcacgagaataaaggaaatgatcaccaacttgagaggctcttgattggcaaacaaattctccttgtcagcaccttaggaggGAGAAGTTAACTCACACTTGTCTTGTAATTCCTTATATAAATTTTGatacttaacccttaaacctctgagagtgactagcatctagtttctccttagaAAATCACCCCTCAGTGAAACattaaggttacaagaataaaagaaatgatcaccaactaaagaagcccttgattttttgaacaaattctcctttgcAGggcctttggaaatgtatagagaacagtatggagaatatgcatactgatgtaagggtggaaagggttaagctGCGAagtgacaaaggaaaattttcagaaatccCGCAAAATTATTATCGTCGCTTTTGCCACGTTTTTATATCCACCAATTTTTGAC from Pocillopora verrucosa isolate sample1 chromosome 14, ASM3666991v2, whole genome shotgun sequence carries:
- the LOC131784388 gene encoding ATP-binding cassette sub-family C member 4-like: MLILGSILDLTLVIPGTVVFLVYLIGWQALMGVICLFFLVPYFAALSSLCATLRRRTAAVSDRRFSLLNQVISGIRAIKTHAWEDEFRGKIKRIRSDEMKIIRTKSSVLSALAALEYTSVPFAMLVSVMTLVLTGQPLTPVNVFMLLSFVNVARISLCIYLLYGTLEAYEAFVSLQRIEHFLLLKDLAEAYYDHSSESTDKGRGNVSELTRISLDQHDKTEENPRILVDQQHNMAMPATLEVSILTSKENLSDDVFILQDVQFSMASQEELTVITGSVGSGKSTLLSSIAGEVSVAEGTITWPSSLVYVPQTPWVFSGTIRQNILFGQPYNETRYFQVVQACALMEDFQKFPKGDETVVAERGVALSGGQRARVSLARAVYMDADLYLLDDPLSAVDTKVSQHIFERCIKGILCNKTRLLTSHQVEHMKEADEVIVLYKGRLLAKGTFSELEEKGVFDSALDPLCKKPFGDRKPNARSVSEKEKNPEVKDKAMPAPTQDKELQISDEDRIIGGVTFKIYWDYFKSGLNAMTIVGVIFLCFITQVMIVSPDFWLSSLTEESQENQKDKTNLITFGCLVLGSFIFAAARAFCFLQAAVRCSERLHDKMTVAILEAPAFFFDSNLVGRILNRFSKDTGCMDEVLPKAFLFAIQLVLAMLSSILVPTVANPWLLFVAVPMAVAVVYISQYYLKTSRQLKRLESINRSPVFSHISDTIDGLETIRTRARQKDFEEQFYRCQDVHTQSYIMVLACERWLGVRMSFLISLLTCTVALGAIFVSQDAAFAGLGLVYVLESVELMDYTVRKAAEVENFMTSVERVMTYTKLDHEPGYKVKKLPPEHWPSKGDITLQDLSMTYYPGGPQVLRNVNLHIKGGTNVGVTGRTGAGKSSLVAALLRMPDAQGAIMIDDIAVKDINLQVSRRCVSVLGQRPVLFSGSLRENLDLVEQFQDVELWRALEIVQLKELVENLEGKLDHQLLEHGANFSVGERQLICLARVLLHKRKIVILDEPTAHVDPDTEQTIWRIVREKLKGSTVITIAHRLNTIKDCDMILVMKDGEIDEFDSFNSIVTKT